A genomic window from Pelagibius sp. CAU 1746 includes:
- a CDS encoding nucleotide disphospho-sugar-binding domain-containing protein produces MAKILVGYERGDNLGHYRRLAPVAEALAAEGHQVTFFLRNPYDCRSQLTANPLPFIQSPDLVPPNPAERGPKKMGSYSDIMVYCGFGKIETLFPATLAWRTIFDQVRPDLIVCDHSPVICFAAYGRIPVIQVGSGFTIPPAQAAAFPGFQPGKTATVAPEEIVAVMNEVQRRLGGPRVPSVTAPLRTTGRLVCTLKGLDPYKDQREDPVVGPTEGLQPPLPLPDKPAVFAYLGIEHRITPKMLALLKASELPVEAYVRGMTEATASKYIRPGLTFYKSPQPIDQVLSRATLAIHHGGSGMSLACCSAGRPQLALPIHEETLLNSQALARVGVGRMMSAKELESAGAETLSEFEASPQRRERAAIIAREIVDAGPFRPMDHILQACRASLGNA; encoded by the coding sequence GTGGCGAAAATTCTGGTTGGGTATGAACGGGGAGACAACCTCGGCCACTACCGCCGCTTGGCGCCGGTCGCCGAGGCCCTGGCCGCCGAGGGGCATCAGGTCACCTTCTTCCTGCGCAATCCCTACGACTGCCGCTCGCAGTTGACCGCGAACCCCCTGCCCTTCATCCAGAGCCCCGACCTGGTACCGCCGAACCCGGCCGAGCGCGGCCCGAAGAAGATGGGGTCCTACAGCGACATCATGGTCTACTGCGGTTTCGGCAAGATCGAGACCCTGTTCCCCGCGACCCTCGCCTGGCGGACCATCTTCGACCAGGTGCGCCCGGACCTCATCGTCTGCGACCATAGTCCGGTCATCTGCTTTGCCGCCTACGGCCGCATTCCGGTGATCCAGGTCGGCTCGGGCTTCACCATCCCACCGGCCCAGGCGGCGGCCTTCCCCGGCTTCCAGCCCGGCAAGACGGCCACGGTCGCGCCGGAGGAGATCGTCGCGGTGATGAACGAAGTGCAGCGCCGCCTCGGCGGCCCCAGGGTGCCGAGCGTCACCGCGCCGCTGCGCACCACCGGGCGTCTCGTCTGCACCCTGAAGGGCCTCGACCCCTACAAGGACCAGCGGGAGGATCCGGTGGTGGGACCGACCGAGGGCCTGCAGCCGCCCTTGCCCCTGCCCGACAAACCGGCGGTCTTCGCCTATCTGGGCATCGAACATCGCATCACGCCGAAGATGCTGGCGCTGCTGAAGGCGTCGGAGCTGCCGGTGGAGGCCTACGTCCGCGGCATGACCGAGGCGACGGCCAGCAAGTACATCCGCCCCGGCCTCACCTTCTATAAGTCGCCGCAGCCCATCGACCAGGTTCTGTCGCGCGCGACCCTGGCGATCCATCACGGCGGCAGCGGCATGAGCCTCGCCTGCTGCAGCGCCGGGCGCCCGCAGCTCGCGCTGCCGATCCACGAAGAGACCCTTCTGAACAGCCAGGCTCTCGCCCGCGTCGGCGTCGGCCGCATGATGTCGGCAAAGGAATTGGAGAGCGCCGGCGCCGAGACCCTCAGCGAGTTCGAAGCCAGTCCCCAGCGGCGCGAACGGGCCGCCATCATCGCCCGGGAAATCGTCGACGCCGGCCCCTTCCGGCCCATGGACCACATCCTGCAAGCCTGCCGGGCCTCGCTCGGCAACGCCTGA
- a CDS encoding type I secretion C-terminal target domain-containing protein, with protein MSVSFGTAPAQQLSDAKAQVEGAAAFENASQDDAQTQAAPAAPAIQADEARVVTPPAAGETLVIAPQAGATYRLAAAPGGVTLRSEGGDLKLVFDAGGEGSSQIVFQNLAELAGTGTAPVFQIGDAEVPGELLMRQAELLAGEAEAPLETAAEAPAQSGGATAYSDDLGQVLELLTAQGVIDPTELRFGLIELEDETGLLREGAAAEEEAGALVINEIGLGVVTSVTIELADGIQIVDGVMNFVELFNDRAEAFTTQGMILEFLNPGGALVTLAVPDGLTIPAGGFLTVHQFADLMAPTGDVFVQVFNAAGVVVEAVFLAAETYWDLGGDCSEPLAVNLVAGGEGLDTFAANLEQADLAVLTDASWVPGPAGPAQYSLLFETFNGQTSTAQTIFSRVFGGAADGKSDSDGAADWTTNGFATEGALNDVPGFVAPGPEDPNPGDAQFDDLDPQQHNADPLAGQTVVAAGNGDDLLEGFGGPDFLFGGGGNDSLYGGSQADVAAQAALNDEQPGETPEDGFSDHNDLLAGEEGDDALYGGAGNDILLGGSGADSIDGGSGGDLIHGDDQVNIEPNLDDVLAGDGLNNMLDGPAGVSALTNLGGDDSLYGGLGDDVMAGEAVAYTVDGLAQGLARNDDAAGGFDPNGNDSLEGGDGHDRAAGEALAHSSNDDAFAGVLNRAHFGGAVGNDTLVGGTGDDSLAGEALVVSDGGEGMADVILEALAGIVGNDSISGEEGSDVMGGEAVAFGQTSVLVSVETGASGVGTQAGVDYLFGGAESDIVAGEAVALSDGAVYAEVENYAEDGALGGGDSVGGGGGVDLLAGDLIAQSSTGSVQATVLNQADNGEAGCDIVAGGAGADAMAGDLLALGDDGTTALVVNEGSGDNARAGCDQLIGGEDGDVIAGDALVALGSATVENHLLAGLPSVGQDTIHGLEGNDLISGDVLASAGGSAVMNTLGFFAQPPAGDSIEGGDGADTIAGDALAVNGTAGVGTGGSDTILGGAGDDVISGDALVVGVGLAEVTELGGFDSIDGGDGNDLIYGDANTGGGESHGGEDTLMGGAGNDTIFGNGGDDTLGGGADDDTLIGGSGDDLMLGEDGNDYLDGELGNDTLLGGLGDDFLSGGLDQDFLFGGGGEDFLFGGSHSDTLNGGAGGDTLTGGMAADTFAFSNGNFGEIDNVTDFTMGDGDILDFGDLLLGVGADDGATLDDYLEVTWDGVNSTIGVDLNGDASGFTDHYVVIEGQDLTSLGATQDQILQAMIDGGNLTGM; from the coding sequence ATGTCTGTTTCCTTTGGCACTGCCCCGGCGCAGCAGCTTTCCGACGCCAAGGCCCAGGTGGAGGGCGCCGCGGCTTTCGAGAACGCGTCTCAAGACGACGCCCAGACCCAGGCGGCCCCGGCGGCCCCAGCAATCCAGGCGGACGAGGCGCGGGTGGTGACCCCGCCGGCGGCCGGTGAGACCCTGGTCATCGCGCCCCAGGCCGGCGCCACCTACCGGCTGGCCGCCGCCCCCGGCGGCGTGACGCTGCGGAGCGAGGGCGGCGACCTGAAGCTGGTGTTCGACGCCGGCGGCGAGGGCAGCAGCCAGATCGTCTTCCAGAACCTGGCCGAGCTGGCCGGGACGGGGACGGCGCCGGTCTTCCAGATCGGCGATGCCGAGGTGCCGGGAGAGCTGCTGATGCGGCAGGCGGAGCTGCTGGCCGGCGAGGCCGAGGCGCCGCTGGAGACCGCCGCCGAAGCGCCCGCGCAGAGCGGCGGCGCCACGGCCTACAGCGACGACCTGGGCCAGGTGCTTGAGCTGCTGACCGCCCAGGGCGTCATCGACCCGACGGAGCTGCGCTTCGGCCTCATCGAGCTGGAGGACGAGACCGGCCTGCTGCGCGAAGGCGCGGCGGCGGAAGAGGAGGCCGGGGCCCTGGTGATCAACGAGATCGGCCTCGGCGTCGTGACCAGCGTCACCATCGAACTGGCCGACGGCATTCAGATCGTCGACGGCGTGATGAACTTCGTGGAGTTGTTCAACGACCGTGCGGAGGCGTTCACCACCCAGGGCATGATCCTGGAGTTCCTCAATCCCGGCGGCGCCCTGGTGACCCTGGCGGTGCCGGACGGCCTGACCATACCGGCCGGCGGCTTCCTGACGGTCCATCAGTTCGCGGACCTCATGGCCCCCACCGGCGACGTCTTCGTTCAGGTCTTCAACGCCGCCGGCGTGGTGGTGGAGGCCGTCTTCCTGGCCGCCGAGACCTATTGGGACCTGGGCGGCGACTGCAGCGAACCCCTGGCGGTGAACCTGGTGGCGGGCGGAGAAGGCCTCGACACCTTCGCCGCCAACCTGGAGCAGGCGGACCTGGCCGTGCTGACCGATGCGAGCTGGGTCCCGGGCCCGGCGGGGCCGGCGCAGTACAGCCTGCTGTTCGAGACCTTCAACGGCCAGACCTCGACGGCGCAGACCATCTTCTCGCGCGTCTTCGGCGGCGCCGCCGACGGCAAATCGGATAGTGATGGGGCGGCCGACTGGACCACCAACGGCTTCGCCACCGAGGGCGCGCTGAACGACGTGCCCGGCTTCGTGGCGCCCGGCCCGGAGGATCCCAATCCCGGCGATGCCCAGTTCGACGACCTGGACCCGCAGCAGCACAACGCCGACCCCCTGGCCGGGCAGACGGTGGTGGCGGCCGGGAACGGCGACGACCTGCTGGAAGGCTTCGGCGGGCCGGACTTTCTCTTCGGCGGGGGCGGCAACGACTCCCTCTACGGCGGCAGCCAGGCCGACGTGGCGGCGCAGGCGGCCCTCAACGACGAGCAGCCGGGTGAGACTCCCGAGGACGGCTTCAGCGATCACAACGACCTGCTGGCCGGTGAGGAGGGGGACGACGCCCTCTACGGCGGGGCCGGCAACGATATCCTGTTGGGCGGCTCCGGCGCCGACTCCATCGACGGCGGCAGCGGCGGCGACCTCATCCACGGCGACGATCAGGTCAATATCGAACCGAACCTGGACGACGTACTGGCCGGCGACGGCCTCAACAACATGCTCGACGGACCGGCGGGCGTGTCGGCGCTGACCAACCTGGGCGGCGACGACTCGCTCTACGGCGGCCTGGGCGACGACGTCATGGCCGGCGAGGCCGTGGCCTATACCGTCGACGGCCTGGCGCAGGGCCTGGCGCGCAACGACGATGCCGCCGGGGGCTTCGACCCCAACGGCAACGACAGCCTGGAAGGCGGCGACGGCCATGACCGCGCCGCGGGCGAGGCGCTGGCCCATAGCAGCAACGACGACGCTTTCGCCGGCGTGCTGAACCGCGCCCACTTCGGCGGCGCGGTCGGCAACGACACCCTGGTCGGCGGCACGGGGGACGACTCCCTGGCCGGCGAGGCCCTGGTGGTTTCCGACGGCGGCGAAGGCATGGCCGACGTCATCCTGGAGGCCCTGGCCGGGATCGTCGGCAACGACAGCATCAGCGGCGAGGAAGGCAGCGACGTCATGGGCGGCGAGGCCGTGGCCTTCGGCCAGACGTCGGTTCTCGTCTCCGTCGAGACCGGCGCCAGCGGCGTCGGGACGCAAGCGGGCGTCGACTACCTCTTCGGCGGGGCGGAGTCCGACATCGTGGCCGGCGAAGCGGTGGCGCTCTCCGATGGGGCGGTTTACGCGGAGGTGGAGAACTACGCCGAGGACGGCGCCCTGGGCGGCGGCGATTCCGTGGGCGGCGGCGGCGGGGTCGACCTGCTGGCCGGCGACCTCATCGCCCAGAGCAGCACCGGCAGCGTCCAGGCGACGGTCCTTAACCAGGCCGACAACGGCGAGGCCGGCTGCGACATCGTGGCCGGCGGCGCCGGTGCCGACGCCATGGCCGGCGACCTGCTGGCCCTTGGCGACGACGGCACGACGGCTCTGGTGGTCAACGAAGGCAGCGGCGACAACGCCAGGGCAGGTTGCGACCAGCTCATCGGCGGCGAGGATGGCGATGTCATCGCAGGCGACGCCCTGGTGGCTCTGGGAAGCGCTACGGTGGAGAACCACCTGCTGGCGGGCCTGCCCTCTGTGGGTCAGGACACCATCCATGGCCTGGAGGGCAACGACCTGATCTCCGGCGACGTGCTGGCCAGCGCCGGCGGTTCGGCCGTCATGAACACCCTTGGGTTTTTTGCACAGCCGCCGGCGGGCGACAGCATCGAGGGCGGCGACGGGGCCGACACCATTGCCGGCGACGCCCTGGCGGTGAACGGCACCGCCGGCGTCGGGACAGGCGGCAGCGACACGATCCTGGGTGGCGCGGGCGACGACGTGATCTCCGGCGACGCCCTGGTGGTCGGCGTCGGCCTGGCCGAAGTCACCGAGCTCGGCGGCTTCGACAGCATCGACGGCGGCGACGGCAACGACCTGATCTATGGCGACGCCAACACCGGCGGCGGCGAGAGCCACGGCGGCGAGGACACGCTGATGGGCGGTGCGGGCAACGACACCATCTTCGGCAACGGCGGCGACGACACCCTGGGCGGTGGCGCCGACGACGACACCCTGATCGGCGGCAGCGGCGACGACCTCATGTTGGGTGAGGACGGCAACGACTACCTGGACGGCGAGTTGGGCAACGATACCCTGCTGGGCGGCCTGGGCGACGACTTCCTGAGCGGCGGCCTGGATCAGGACTTCCTCTTCGGCGGGGGCGGCGAGGACTTCCTCTTCGGTGGCAGCCACAGCGACACTCTGAACGGGGGCGCCGGCGGAGACACGCTGACCGGCGGCATGGCCGCCGATACCTTCGCCTTCTCCAACGGCAACTTCGGCGAAATCGACAACGTCACCGACTTCACCATGGGTGACGGCGACATCCTCGACTTCGGCGACCTGCTGCTGGGCGTCGGCGCCGACGACGGCGCGACCCTGGACGACTATCTGGAGGTCACCTGGGACGGCGTGAACTCGACCATCGGCGTCGACCTCAACGGCGATGCCAGCGGCTTCACGGACCACTACGTCGTGATCGAAGGGCAGGACCTGACCAGCCTGGGCGCGACGCAGGATCAGATCCTCCAGGCCATGATCGACGGCGGCAATCTGACCGGGATGTAG
- a CDS encoding nucleotide disphospho-sugar-binding domain-containing protein gives MAHVLVGYELGAGHGHMHRLLPVVRALEARGHRVTFFLRNIKENAVLLARERRAILAVPDLVERIPGAPTPAPIATYSDIMAHSGFFRRQTLHAGLLAWRTLLDQAKPDLVVADHSPALLLACFKQVPVVQVADGFTLPPAEADEFPTYRQGRKAMIPPAHVLRVMRDVQKHHRRPQPQTVTEPFRTAGRLVCTLPELDPYAPLRRDPVIGPVEGLQAPQPLPASSVNGGRPHFFAYLSLEHEKTRPFLKGLKACGLSGEIFARGMNDKVAKSLARPGLVVHREPQPMQEVIARSSLIIHHGGNGTCCAALSGGRPQVLLPTHMEARLSADALVRLKLGRLLLSGDLEGDKLPEILEQTAADAAMAERAVARAREIETRGTQKTVETILDTCLRVLEDRQEK, from the coding sequence ATGGCGCATGTGCTCGTCGGCTATGAATTGGGGGCGGGTCACGGCCATATGCACCGCCTGCTGCCGGTGGTGCGGGCCCTGGAGGCGCGCGGCCATAGAGTCACCTTCTTCCTGCGCAACATAAAGGAAAACGCCGTCCTGCTGGCGCGCGAGCGGCGGGCCATCCTGGCGGTGCCGGATCTGGTCGAGCGCATCCCCGGCGCCCCCACCCCGGCGCCGATCGCCACCTATTCCGACATCATGGCTCATTCCGGATTCTTTCGGCGGCAGACCCTTCATGCCGGCCTCCTGGCGTGGCGCACGCTGCTGGACCAGGCCAAGCCCGATCTGGTGGTCGCCGACCACAGCCCGGCCCTGCTGCTCGCCTGTTTCAAGCAGGTCCCCGTCGTGCAGGTGGCCGACGGGTTCACCCTGCCGCCGGCGGAGGCCGATGAGTTCCCGACCTACCGCCAGGGCCGCAAGGCGATGATCCCTCCGGCGCATGTGCTGCGCGTCATGCGGGACGTGCAGAAGCACCACCGCCGCCCACAGCCCCAAACGGTGACCGAGCCCTTCCGCACCGCCGGGCGCCTGGTCTGCACCCTGCCGGAACTGGACCCCTATGCGCCGCTGCGCCGCGATCCGGTGATCGGACCGGTCGAGGGCTTGCAGGCGCCCCAGCCGCTGCCCGCCTCCTCGGTAAATGGGGGGAGGCCGCACTTCTTCGCCTACCTCAGCCTCGAGCACGAGAAGACCCGGCCTTTCCTGAAAGGCCTGAAGGCCTGCGGCTTGAGCGGTGAGATCTTCGCGCGCGGCATGAACGACAAGGTCGCCAAGTCCCTGGCGCGGCCCGGCCTGGTCGTGCACCGCGAACCGCAGCCGATGCAGGAGGTGATCGCCCGCTCCAGCCTGATCATCCATCACGGCGGCAACGGCACCTGCTGCGCGGCCTTAAGCGGCGGGCGGCCTCAGGTCCTGCTGCCGACACATATGGAGGCCCGCCTCAGCGCCGATGCATTGGTCCGATTGAAGCTCGGGCGGCTGCTGCTCTCCGGCGACCTGGAAGGCGACAAGCTGCCCGAGATTCTGGAGCAGACCGCCGCCGACGCCGCCATGGCCGAGCGCGCCGTGGCGCGCGCCCGCGAGATCGAGACCCGCGGGACACAGAAGACCGTAGAGACGATCCTCGACACCTGCCTGCGCGTGCTCGAAGACCGCCAAGAAAAATAA